The window TGTACCCGACAAGGTTCCTGAAACAAAGAAGCTTAGAAAGAATGCGCAGGAGATGGAACAAGGGAATAAAGATGTGCCCCAACATGAACGGGAAGAAGCTTCTGGTGTGACAATGACACATCCGGAGGAAGAGCCTACCCATCAGCTGAATCAAAGAGATTTGCCATCAACCCAAGAAACTCCAGCCAAAGAAGATGCTGATTTGGAAGCAAAAACCAGAGCAGCAGGGGGGTGTGAACAGGGTCCAGAAGCAGCTGAATTAACAAAAGTTGAAGCAGATCAAGCAACTCAACGAGCTCAGGTTGAAGAATATAATGCCCAGGCGCAGCTCAAACCTAAACAAGAAAATGATCTAACAGAACCACTGAAACCTGATCATCCTGAAGAAAAAGTTGATAACAGAAACGGCTCTTTGGCTCCTCCCAAAAAGTGTAGGCCATGTAGTCTATGTTTGTTTGCAGGATCTGCCATCCTTGTATCAATTGTAGCGCTTGTCATTCACTTTAGACgacctaaaagaaaatgaattgatttcaactttatttggtttctttttctttcccttttcttactgatcataaataaatatagattgattggttgggaggaAACACAGTGGAGGTGGGGCTATTTGCAGCTGAAATGAGGAGGCTAATGTGCAGCCGGAACTATCAACTATGGTTTGAATCTAAAATAGCTTTTAGGATTTGGATCTATTCCAGTCTTTTTGGGCTTCCAAATGGGCTTAGCCCACTCCATTTTGGACCCAAACTCGGCCCAATCAAGGTCCATTTTCAGCAATAACCTAAAGCCATGGCCCTGTTTGGCACCTTTCAAGTGGATGGAATAATTCCTTTATCAAAATGTTTTCTCTATTTGTTAATACAAATTGTGTATATTGTATATATTGTGTATCTAGTATCTAGTTTGTGTGTAATAGCGTTCTCTAAGGTCTATAATTGATAAAAGGtgggtttgaatattttttattttgagtggttaatttattattcattcggatactttttctattttttatttttgattcttaaaattagaaaataatagtaattttctttttatgtaagatataaaaataaatttttttagagacTTACGTTGAGaaggtaatgattttaaaaatcatttcaaaaactTAAGGGTCCGTTTTGAcggtgttttttaaaatttgtttttaaaaattgttttcaaaataaagaacaaaaaacagttttatagaattttttaaaaattagagtgTTTGgcaagatattttaaaaaatagttttttaaaacaaaaaacaaggaatttgatttagtttataAAAGTGGTTAATTAATTTCTACATTTGTTTAATTAGTTGAATTCtataagtttttatatttttgttattatatatttttattttgttaagtgtgagtatctataaaaaaaaattgcatgataattaaaaaagaatggtggaagataataataataataatttaaaaaaaaaaaaacattcaaaataatGTTGTAAAATACCTACAATCTTGTGTCAATGATCCCTTTTGAAATTGACACTTAAGATTTAGACATCTTaattttgaaggattggaaTGGTAACAAGATTGCCCAATGCATATcacttaaattaattaattatgtgaAAAATGCTTAACTACTTAAAAAACATGTGTCTAAAAGAAGCAACTATAAATGCAAAGAAGTCTCTAAATTTCATTCATTAGAATGTATGCAACTTAATTTATCCAAATTAttatggtaaaaataaatattttgtactCTTTATTGATGAATTTAATATTAAACTTAGGTGTatcttttagagaaaaaattcaaagggttTAGTACTtctaagaaatttaaaacaCTTGTTGAAAAAGAAAGTGACTACAATATAAAGGTAATAAGATCCTATATAAAAAAGGCGTATTcgtaaaaagaatttaaaaaatgttatgaaaatcatgggatttatcatcttttaataGTTCCATATTCTTTACAAACAAATTGAAGTGGttgaaataaaatagtattattattGACATAATTTgaagcatattaaaaaaaaaagaaaatgactaaAGAATTTTGAGTTGATTGTGTGGTTTACTTGTCAAATAGTTCTCCTAAGCCAAGTATATGGAATAAAGCATCACAGAGAAGTTtggaatgaagaaaaaaaaaccgaGTATTACATATTTGAGAGTGTTTAGAACCTTTGCATATGTTTATATACCACATCAAAAGTggcaaattcaaataataagagtaaaaaatatattttcatggatTATACCCGAGCTCCAAATGCTAAAATTCATATAATCTAAGAAATGGAAAAGTCACctctaaaagaaaatttaagtttaatgaagaaaaaggcaTGAAACTAGGGTACCCAAGAAGGTAACTTGATACTTCTCCCGtctttgaagaagaaaaacaaataagagaGCTTACAAGAGATCAACCTTCATCGTCACTTCTTCTAACTATATTATCTTCATTGAAAAACTCATGAAAAAGAACACTATGTTTGAGGAGTATATGAGAGAATTGcgagataataaaaaatcaaaatagttgaacttttttatttattttttttatttttgctttttatgAATTGTGAACCAATATATTTTGAAGAAGCAATatgggacaaaaaaaaaaatgaaaagatgttATGGATGAggaaataaaagtaataaagtaGAATGATATATGAGATTTAAAATCTTacccaaaagagaaaaaaggtcATCGAATTAGGATGAGAatgcaaaacaaagaagaataagaagaataatcaaaatttataaggtctcatgataaaaaattatgttaatatCTTTCtctttgtaaattatttatttattgtctaAGAAATCCCTTTTTCATTGATTTAAAATGTCTTATGTTCATTTTGGGTATATGAGAAtttatccattgactttctcattgtgttagttaaattttttattacaaaatttgtaTTGTGAAAATGATTGGGCTAGGGAGCCCTCCTTGCGAGcttgaaaatcatgaaaaaatgcCAAAAGTTGGTGTGCTCTATGCCAaatgaattttggaattaaatggtgtaattcaattcaaaattaaattaaatttctttttagtaTCATGT is drawn from Vitis riparia cultivar Riparia Gloire de Montpellier isolate 1030 chromosome 18, EGFV_Vit.rip_1.0, whole genome shotgun sequence and contains these coding sequences:
- the LOC117907574 gene encoding uncharacterized protein LOC117907574, translated to MLISGEPIQTADRREKAIRLWVRVSVEVQAASGVIKFRKFFWIPDGVVLDQVKTEFNEEESVLRVLMPKSVRGVRGDRVEEIRRGHRTTWPVPDKVPETKKLRKNAQEMEQGNKDVPQHEREEASGVTMTHPEEEPTHQLNQRDLPSTQETPAKEDADLEAKTRAAGGCEQGPEAAELTKVEADQATQRAQVEEYNAQAQLKPKQENDLTEPLKPDHPEEKVDNRNGSLAPPKKCRPCSLCLFAGSAILVSIVALVIHFRRPKRK